A window of the Bradyrhizobium diazoefficiens genome harbors these coding sequences:
- a CDS encoding ABC transporter substrate-binding protein: protein MKRRDFLKSVSGLAAGAALPAMPQVMSSAYADARSETLLIVSEGGPNNLDIHGVGTNVPGYEVSWNCYDRLISHEMKVGPGGVPYYDRDKFKGELAEEFKIDEMSVTFKLRKNAKFHDGTPVTAKDVKWSLDRAVSVGGFPTFQMSAGSLTKPEQFVVIDDYTVRVDFLKKDRLTIPDLAVIVPCIVNSELVKKNANEKDPWGLEFTKQQTAGSGAYKVTKWTAGTEVIMERNEDWVCGPLPKIKRVIWRMVPQAGNRRALLERGDADISYELPNKDFQEMKASGKLNVVSLPFSNGIQYIGMNVTKPPFDNPKVRQAVAYALPYQKIMDAVMFGLANPMFGAAKDKPTEVAWPQPHKYNTDIEKAKALMAEAGLAGGFETTISFDLNFGGVNEPLCVLVQESLAQIGIKTTINKVPGANWRTELNKKEMPLFTNVFSGWLDYPEYFFYWCYHGNNSVFNTMSYKSAEMDKLIDGARNAAAIGDIATYDTDVKGFVDLAYTDIPRIPLYQPFVNVAMQKNISGYQYWFHRRLDYRAMAKG from the coding sequence ATGAAGCGTCGCGATTTTCTCAAGTCCGTGTCCGGATTGGCCGCCGGCGCGGCGCTTCCGGCGATGCCGCAGGTCATGTCCTCGGCCTATGCCGACGCGCGCTCGGAGACGCTGCTGATCGTCTCGGAAGGCGGCCCGAACAATCTCGACATCCACGGCGTCGGCACCAACGTGCCCGGCTATGAAGTGTCCTGGAATTGCTACGACCGGCTGATCAGCCACGAGATGAAGGTCGGCCCCGGCGGGGTGCCCTATTACGACCGCGACAAGTTCAAGGGCGAGCTCGCCGAGGAGTTCAAGATCGACGAGATGTCGGTCACCTTCAAGCTGCGCAAGAACGCCAAATTCCACGACGGCACGCCGGTTACCGCCAAGGACGTGAAGTGGTCGCTCGATCGCGCGGTCAGCGTCGGCGGCTTCCCGACCTTCCAGATGAGTGCGGGCTCGCTGACCAAGCCTGAGCAGTTCGTCGTGATCGACGACTATACCGTGCGCGTCGATTTCCTGAAGAAGGACAGGCTGACGATCCCCGATCTCGCCGTGATCGTGCCCTGCATCGTCAACTCCGAGCTGGTGAAGAAGAACGCCAACGAGAAGGATCCCTGGGGTCTCGAATTTACCAAACAGCAGACCGCGGGCTCCGGCGCCTACAAGGTGACGAAGTGGACGGCCGGCACCGAAGTGATCATGGAGCGCAACGAGGATTGGGTCTGCGGTCCGCTGCCGAAGATCAAGCGCGTGATCTGGCGCATGGTGCCGCAGGCCGGCAACCGCCGCGCGCTGCTCGAGCGCGGTGACGCCGATATCTCCTACGAGCTCCCGAACAAGGATTTCCAGGAGATGAAGGCCAGCGGCAAGCTCAACGTGGTGTCGCTGCCGTTCTCCAACGGGATCCAGTATATCGGCATGAACGTCACCAAGCCGCCCTTCGACAATCCAAAAGTTCGTCAGGCAGTCGCCTACGCGCTGCCCTATCAGAAGATCATGGACGCCGTGATGTTCGGGCTGGCGAACCCGATGTTCGGCGCGGCAAAGGACAAGCCGACCGAAGTCGCCTGGCCGCAGCCGCACAAATACAACACCGACATCGAGAAGGCGAAGGCACTGATGGCGGAAGCCGGCCTCGCGGGCGGCTTCGAGACCACGATCTCGTTCGACCTCAATTTCGGCGGCGTCAACGAGCCGCTTTGCGTGCTGGTGCAGGAGAGTCTCGCGCAGATCGGCATCAAGACCACCATCAACAAGGTGCCCGGCGCCAACTGGCGCACCGAGTTGAACAAGAAGGAGATGCCGCTCTTCACCAACGTGTTCTCGGGCTGGCTCGATTACCCCGAATACTTCTTCTATTGGTGCTATCACGGCAACAATTCCGTCTTCAACACCATGAGCTACAAGTCGGCGGAGATGGACAAGCTCATCGACGGCGCGCGCAACGCCGCCGCGATCGGCGACATCGCGACCTACGACACCGACGTGAAAGGCTTCGTCGATCTCGCCTACACCGACATCCCGCGCATCCCGCTGTACCAGCCCTTCGTCAACGTCGCGATGCAGAAGAACATCTCGGGCTACCAATACTGGTTCCACCGCCGCCTCGACTATCGCGCGATGGCGAAGGGGTGA
- a CDS encoding aminoglycoside phosphotransferase family protein yields MINVPSLPAFADAKGFRVWRSQPPQWLPIALDIARSHGIDTSSPHVFATGTNLVVGFGEKLILKIFPPLLRAQFVSERGSLMQLRGRLHLSIPEIVAEGERDGWPYLIITRLAGTLGSEVWQQLPEAQKERVLRQIGETIVAVQRAPLGPLAHIEPRWDAFMHTQMQGCRARHTRLGLAPKFLEGLDDLLRDAATLIPKDAPPVILIGEYIPENFLLACHNGDWSLAGLFDFGDVRAGWRDYDLLGPSAFMSAGWPGRVRSLLEGFGYAKPDYALKRRLMALMLLHSASDLNSHICIEGWQDKADDLVALQDLIWAE; encoded by the coding sequence ATGATCAACGTTCCGTCGCTACCAGCTTTCGCCGACGCGAAGGGCTTTCGCGTCTGGCGCTCCCAGCCCCCGCAATGGCTGCCGATCGCGCTCGATATCGCGCGCAGCCATGGCATCGATACCAGCTCGCCACATGTGTTCGCGACCGGCACCAATCTCGTGGTCGGCTTCGGCGAGAAGCTGATCCTGAAGATCTTCCCGCCGCTGCTGCGCGCGCAATTCGTCTCGGAACGCGGCTCGCTGATGCAGCTGAGGGGCCGGCTTCATCTGTCAATCCCCGAGATCGTCGCGGAGGGCGAGCGCGACGGCTGGCCCTATCTGATCATCACGCGCCTCGCCGGCACGCTCGGCTCGGAAGTCTGGCAGCAACTGCCGGAAGCGCAAAAGGAGCGCGTGTTGCGCCAGATCGGCGAGACCATTGTTGCCGTGCAGCGCGCGCCGCTCGGCCCGCTCGCGCACATCGAGCCGCGGTGGGATGCGTTCATGCACACGCAGATGCAGGGCTGTCGCGCGCGGCACACCCGTCTCGGCCTTGCCCCGAAATTCCTTGAAGGCCTCGACGATCTGCTGCGCGACGCCGCGACGCTGATTCCGAAGGACGCGCCGCCGGTGATCCTGATCGGCGAATACATTCCGGAGAACTTTCTGCTCGCCTGCCACAATGGCGATTGGTCGCTCGCCGGCCTGTTCGACTTCGGCGACGTCCGGGCGGGCTGGCGCGATTACGATCTGCTCGGCCCGAGCGCGTTCATGTCGGCGGGCTGGCCGGGGAGGGTCCGCAGCCTGCTCGAAGGTTTTGGCTATGCGAAGCCGGACTACGCGCTCAAGCGGCGCCTGATGGCCCTGATGCTGCTGCACTCGGCCAGCGACCTCAACAGCCACATCTGCATCGAGGGCTGGCAAGACAAGGCGGACGATCTGGTCGCGCTGCAGGATTTGATCTGGGCGGAGTGA
- a CDS encoding ABC transporter permease — MLTMIGKRLMFAIPSLIGVVIVTFLLTRALPGDPAAYFAGPAATKEAVEQIRKKLGLDKPLIEQFFRYTNDLAHGDFGNSLTTGQPVAAEIRNRLPASAELTLLGLIVSIVIAIPLGVLAATRPGSWIDHLCRVTTTAGVSLPVFFTGLVLVYVFYFQLGWSPAPLGRLDVFYSAPSTVTGFYLIDTLIARDLEAFRSALSQLILPATTLAIFSLAPIARMTRASMLAVLSSEFVRTARASGLSPATVIVTYAFRNAMLPVITTLSMVFSFLLGANVLVEKVFAWPGIGSYAVEALISSDFAPVQGFVLTMAVMYVLLNLVIDILYGVIDPRVRLEG, encoded by the coding sequence ATGCTCACCATGATCGGCAAGCGCCTGATGTTCGCGATCCCCTCGCTCATCGGCGTCGTCATCGTCACCTTCCTGCTGACGCGCGCGCTGCCGGGTGATCCGGCCGCGTATTTTGCGGGGCCTGCCGCGACCAAGGAAGCGGTCGAGCAGATCCGCAAGAAGCTCGGCCTCGACAAGCCGCTGATCGAGCAGTTCTTCCGCTACACCAACGACCTCGCGCATGGCGATTTCGGCAACTCGCTCACGACAGGCCAGCCCGTCGCTGCCGAAATTCGCAACCGCCTTCCGGCTTCCGCCGAGCTGACGCTGCTCGGCCTGATCGTCTCGATTGTCATCGCCATCCCGCTTGGCGTGCTCGCAGCAACGCGGCCGGGGTCATGGATCGACCATTTATGTCGCGTCACGACAACGGCCGGCGTGTCGTTGCCGGTGTTCTTCACCGGCCTGGTGCTGGTCTATGTCTTTTACTTCCAGCTCGGCTGGTCGCCCGCGCCGCTCGGCCGGCTCGATGTATTCTACAGCGCGCCGTCGACGGTCACCGGCTTCTATCTGATCGACACGCTGATCGCGCGTGACCTCGAGGCGTTCCGCTCGGCGCTGAGCCAGCTCATCCTGCCGGCGACGACGCTTGCGATCTTCTCGCTGGCGCCGATCGCGCGCATGACGCGCGCCTCGATGCTGGCGGTGCTGTCATCCGAATTCGTCCGCACCGCGCGCGCCAGCGGCCTGTCGCCGGCGACCGTCATCGTCACCTACGCGTTCCGCAACGCAATGCTGCCTGTGATCACCACGCTCAGCATGGTGTTCTCCTTCCTGCTTGGCGCCAACGTGCTGGTGGAAAAAGTCTTCGCCTGGCCCGGCATCGGCTCCTACGCGGTGGAAGCGCTGATCTCGTCGGACTTCGCGCCGGTGCAGGGCTTCGTGCTGACCATGGCGGTGATGTACGTGCTGCTCAATCTCGTGATCGACATTCTCTATGGCGTGATCGATCCACGCGTCAGGCTTGAGGGCTGA